One segment of Plasmodium vivax chromosome 14, whole genome shotgun sequence DNA contains the following:
- a CDS encoding hypothetical protein, conserved (encoded by transcript PVX_122530A), giving the protein MWQLCTDKKIKIFKTYLKKKLKVEAHTLGEYALQHDEKFRRIFSASILKEHVVAKRKKDKLFILNEVLIDKTFFQEDFYFQYFLQNVLLLEDLTLKRLEGNHQGDFLFKEKKNDILNWKQGYSHIKKKLNEKGIDQKSKIYKNSVLLFNSTKFSYQDKNCCDYFYSLKVWDIFFNYVSFEFLNYLLSNTLIFISDFFFLNLNEKPPVQNSLLFVVSHVELKYDDSREVQDGILSKKRKLPYNAKQVKILYQRDQRRFPLERALLSEVTSEVVGCHPEGDPPQGEPLPSERNGIPGDLQREDAPVEGSAKQKSQYVDKADCVKGANKRKINQRGSDGEVISGGKRKKKKMTPDDASKGGKQTDRLNFAMKREAAKREGSIRADDTQTDGRQYKYLFKRKKQTVRRNEVNSYVNHLYLVQCSGRIIKNEFLKEMKQMQKENEQAEDTHGGHTEMDVLENGSETAKGEEQNAQKKPLPQISFFPDEKPEREPPSTWKCKAPQEEKKKWSKIIINRNNILQHNTTNKYKNFLLNEKILFEKIENVPLFTYHLLNYIFKSDQKYFFHNNFIDEYKHKISKQIKCNSKKNDISFRLLRKEGTTALAALAALAAPTALAAPTALTASNAITASTASNAPLCGRGKDKRNDNVAARLKKTKILKHVYGHFEQFIRNTRQANFDQLYSQYFPKNKMKNKIGKIFKTIKSRIIHKYKILNIRRNRKFIKQKMYDVFFKNYDFLSFSFKTYQVVNFIVHITKKCVPVKLLGSRHNFKVFIKNVKNFVLLNYKENFTMDQMMKHIRVRSVFQKGAPHMQMKNADVGALGGRETQLVTPAPSTPLPTHTPYEEEKTWKLKRRRKQVRFFDPEKDTPLFEILRRKYLKKKKKINIALLKRHFLNRLIYFLFNYLIMPVIRKYFFLTKSEHTIYRTIFFDRKLWSYFTKISNFCLYHQNFRGKKLKRRAESGEKGRTRGGHLKRGKLQKGRTPSKGRQLKSSSVRKGVTKQVGRSASPRVLQIRGRQIEKGKKRPLAVPNGGGKKRETRKRAPIRSGKKKETFQSGKNTKRGRTTPPETNKRIEDLYQMTTLSKKTVRPFLTKFYYKVKKKYFSLRKRYLLHGAKMTPLGAQQFAQYVHFSDQKRHLFRFICKRFFKKTKRNYVKRFYRLVKRVERRMGIKRVGSGEAKRGRDERAAMCGETSPRREPPEKRAEKQTEKRVEKRAKKRAKKTETAKSAKSAKKTHVHKIKSVIEKRNFLLKLNAINRFFSKRLRINWVPKKKGLRPLINLSTLNIPESVKNRIREILKNKKSSEFYFHTILNNMERDSKEKNSRRKKYNRKNFNPVSLNHICNFSLKCLGNVRNNNSALFRNTLTKTNETELKLKKWLDYLKNWFYRKKKNKKYIKNKLKKGKIIYAYICIGDFSNCYEHINHNYLFKMLKHFFHGITNFEFIYVFKRSFRLYNHYMNNSLLTYYPVNVKEFGINCIKNLRELIVKSNSNKCHGFLLRQFFKNTSCTDLYIFSDSYKSVQVEMRDIFMTIITIVRYYYLNIYFSIKEIKMKRKNIFYFQLFQQGKREDVYRALRSRGKLDQLRRLQGGAEVEAEVEAEAEAKAAEKAVEEGDLTENPLEGATQKMGSTPQRGRGACPPDGRDANGANSLEWGHLAISAATTAAERDDGEDVKGSPAKLPRRNKDQLVGRRPGGNGGETAALAKGEGASRTCSEGAAQNCANRSVANYPDRSVVNSPYKSASNGAANSASNCAANSASNCASNCAANCAANFLDRTPRTPAEKHFLTFQDKKIISDICGLPQGFSLSNILCSLYYAYLDRNEDFQNVLYSEKGQGRTASPLPQNEKAKGVNYQNLNSLLIRFIDDFLFITVNKRNMKRFKKLLLTRKIWGGNINSSKTKIFKLPLIYRSDLLLENVWGERVPCGGKRYHGERQKRRKRPTLPQQPCTSGHLPTLSTECASPDPYLTTPKGPKGTPSSSTITGQRSSQRSGSATSEVTAAERKRKPPPERSETVPSTPLSENLASRAKCSIASGEPRMGVTPRRGTVHMKKKKKGGGKKLTEAQIGKLKKELLEKRKRLTGRASFRGRQRVKKCLRRLKRLWRRKRRTSAKSACGNLRSAAHLRGAAHLRSAAHLRSAAHLRSAAHLRSAAHLRGAAHLRSAAHLRSAAYLRSAAHLRSAAYLRAAAPPRGVTPIEWLNNAYTFDFANNCVHSTSCQWKNKQDATIRNHLHLNNVIVEKNSPINYMKFLVENRIMRNVISKMKKNKMIYRNKQSTYFAYKNNFLLLKTSILKFVCSIKTLKRMFNAFYNDCYNTRFVFHLISYLRKSLIKNRKIKFVKLFLVDTALEALRYARVFNASSPLYPCLSRLGSIRRRLIHRYRRRNKRDHLLQYYRLFGLLREELRSTWPYMFKIRGGASPSSGDA; this is encoded by the exons ATGTGGCAGTTG TGCACAgacaagaaaataaaaatcttCAAAACGTACCTGAAGAAAAAGCTCAAGGTGGAGGCGCACACCCTGGGGGAATACGCGCTCCAGCACGACGAGAAGTTCCGGAGGATATTCTCCGCgagcattttaaaagaacaCGTCGTTgccaagaggaagaaggacaaGCTGTTCATCCTAAACGAAGTACTCATAGACAAAACATTTTTCCAAGAAGATTTCTactttcaatattttttgcaaaatgttttgTTGCTAGAAGATTTGACTTTAAAGAGACTGGAGGGAAACCACCAAGGGGACTTCCtcttcaaagagaaaaaaaacgacatcCTCAATTGGAAACAGGGGTACagtcatataaaaaaaaaattaaatgaaaagggaaTTGACCAGAAGAGTAAAATCTACAAAAACTCCGTGCTGCTGTTTAACTCCACCAAATTTTCCTATCAAGATAAAAACTGCTGTGATTACTTTTACAGCTTGAAAGTTTGGgacattttctttaattatgtttcttttgaatttttaaattacctCCTCTCCAATACACTTATCTTCATatctgattttttttttcttaacctGAATGAGAAGCCCCCTGTGCAGaattccctcctttttgtagTCAGCCACGTTGAGCTGAAGTATGATGACAGTAGGGAAGTGCAAGACGGGATACTTTCcaagaagaggaagctcCCATACAATGCAAAGCAGGTGAAGATCCTTTACCAGAGGGACCAGCGTAGATTCCCCCTTGAAAGAGCGCTTCTCAGCGAGGTAACCAGCGAAGTGGTGGGCTGCCACCCAgagggggaccccccccaaggggagcCTCTCCCCTCGGAGAGAAACGGCATTCCAGGGGACCTACAAAGGGAAGATGCCCCAGTGGAGGGATCCGCCAAACAAAAATCCCAATATGTTGACAAAGCCGATTGTGTAAAAGGCGCAAACAAGAGGAAGATCAACCAGCGGGGCAGCGACGGAGAAGTCATTTCAGGTGGGAAGcgcaagaagaagaaaatgaccCCAGACGACGcttcaaaggggggaaaacaaacaGACCGCTTAAATTTTGCaatgaaaagggaagcggcaaaaagggagggatCCATCCGTGCAGATGACACACAAACGGATGGACGgcaatataaatatttattcaaaaggaaaaaacaaacggtGAGGAGGAACGAAGTTAACTCGTACGTTAACCACCTCTACCTAGTCCAGTGCAGTGGGAGAATCATCAAAAATGAGTTCCTCAAGGAGATGAAGCAGATGCAGAAGGAGAACGAGCAGGCGGAAGACACACACGGGGGCCACACCGAAATGGACGTTTTGGAAAACGGGTCAGAGacagcaaaaggggaggagcaaaacgcacaaaaaaagcCACTCCCGCAGATAAGCTTCTTCCCTGATGAGAAACCCGAAAGGGAGCCTCCCAGCACCTGGAAGTGCAAAGCCccgcaggaggagaagaaaaagtggaGCAAAATAATCATCAATCGAAATAACATCCTGCAGCATAACACGACAAACAAGTACAAGAATTTCCTCCTAAATGAGAAGatccttttcgaaaaaattgaaaatgtccCCCTGTTCACCTACCACCTGCTGAATTACATTTTCAAGTCAGATCAAAAGTACTTTTTCCACAACAACTTTATTGATGAgtataaacataaaatttcCAAGCAGATCAAATGCAACTCGAAGAAGAATGACATATCGTTCCGTTTGCTAAGGAAGGAAGGCACCACAgcgttggcggcgttggcggcaTTGGCGGCACCCACAGCATTGGCAGCACCCACAGCGTTAACCGCGTCGAACGCGATAACCGCATCAACCGCGTCGAACGCGCCCCTCTGCGGCAGGGGCAAAGACAAACGAAACGACAACGTGGCCGCCCGActgaaaaaaacgaagataCTGAAACATGTGTACGGCCACTTCGAACAGTTCATCAGAAATACCAGGCAGGCAAATTTCGATCAATTGTATAGCCAGTAtttcccaaaaaataaaatgaaaaataaaattggaaaaatttttaaaacgatcAAATCGCGCATTATTcacaaatataaaattttaaatatacggagaaacagaaaatttattaaacaaaaaatgtatgatgtgttttttaaaaattatgacttcctttcattttcttttaaaaccTATCAAGTTGTTAATTTCATCGTCCATATTACGAAGAAATGTGTGCCCGTGAAACTTCTGGGCAGTCGCCACAATTTTAAggtcttcataaaaaatgtgaaaaatttcGTCCTACTTAATTACAAAGAAAATTTCACCATGGACCAGATGATGAAGCACATCAGGGTTAGAAGTGTCTTCCAGAAGGGGGCCCCCCACATGCAGATGAAAAATGCTGATGTAGGTGcactgggggggagggaaaccCAACTGGTGACCCCAGCACCTTCCACTCCCCTCCCTACACACACCCcttatgaagaagaaaaaacgtgGAAATtaaagaggaggagaaaacaAGTAAGATTCTTCGACCCGGAGAAAGACACCCCCCTGTTTGAGATCCTTAGGAGGAaatatttgaagaagaagaaaaaaattaacatagcCCTTCTGAAGAGGCACTTTCTAAACAGACTCAtttatttcctcttcaaCTACCTCATCATGCCAGTAATTAGAAAATACTTTTTCCTCACCAAGTCGGAGCACACCATTTACagaaccattttttttgacagGAAATTGTGGAGCTACTTTACCAAAATTTCCAACTTTTGTCTCTACCACCAGAATTTTCGCGGCAAGAAGTTGAAGCGCAGGGCCGAGTCGGGGGAGAAGGGGCGGACGCGCGGTGGGCACCTAAAGCGGGGGAAACTCCAGAAGGGTCGTACCCCATCCAAAGGGAGACAACTAAAAAGTAGTAGCGTACGAAAAGGGGTGACCAAACAGGTAGGCAGAAGTGCCTCTCCCCGTGTGCTCCAAATCAGGGGCAGACAAAtcgagaaggggaagaagcgcccACTAGCAgtgccaaacgggggggggaaaaaaagagagacgCGTAAAAGGGCCCCAATacgaagcggaaaaaaaaaggaaaccttCCAATCGGGGAAGAAcacaaaacgggggaggacCACCCCCCCCGAAACGAACAAACGCATCGAAGACCTCTACCAAATGACCACCCTCAGCAAAAAAACGGTCAGACCCTTCTTAACCAAGTTTTATTacaaagtgaagaagaagtatTTCTCCCTCAGGAAAAGGTACCTCCTGCATGGGGCGAAAATGACCCCCCTGGGGGCCCAACAATTTGCACaatatgtgcatttttcgGACCAGAAGAGACACCTGTTTAGATTCATTTGCAAGcgcttttttaagaaaacgaaaaggaactATGTGAAGCGGTTTTACAGGCTGGTCAAGCGGGTTGAGAGAAGGATGGGCATCAAGCGCGTCGGCAGCGGGGAggcaaaacgggggagagaCGAAAGGGCAGCGATGTGTGGGGAGACCAGCCCGCGGAGGGAACCACCCGAGAAGAGGGCGGAGAAGCAGACGGAGAAACGGGTGGAGAAACGGGCGAAGAAGAGGGCGAAAAAGACGGAGACTGCGAAGAGTGCGAAGAGCGCGAAGAAAACCCACGtgcacaaaataaaaagcgtGATAGAGAAGCGGAACTTCCTGCTGAAGCTGAATGCCATAAACCGCTTTTTCTCGAAGAGGCTAAGAATCAACTGGGTGCCGAAGAAGAAAGGGCTGAGGCCGCTCATAAACCTGTCCACGCTGAACATCCCAGAGagtgtaaaaaatagaatccgggaaattttaaaaaataaaaaaagcagcgAGTTTTACTTCCACACCATACTGAATAACATGGAAAGAGATAGCAAAGAGAAAAACtcgaggagaaaaaaatacaacagaAAAAACTTCAACCCTGTTTCTTTAAATCACATCTGCAACTTCTCTTTAAAGTGTCTGGGAAATGTAAGAAATAATAACAGCGCTTTGTTTCGAAATACGCTAACCAAGACAAACGAAACGGAATTGAAGCTGAAGAAGTGGCTGGATTATTTGAAGAACTGGTTCTAccggaagaagaaaaataaaaaatatataaaaaataaattaaaaaaaggaaaaatcatcTATGCATACATCTGCATTGGGGACTTCTCCAATTGCTACGAACACATAAACCATAATTatctcttcaaaatgttgaagcattttttccacgGAATTACAAACTTTGAGTTTatttacgtttttaaaagatCCTTCCGTCTGTATAACCACTATATGAATAACTCCCTCCTGACCTACTACCCTGTGAATGTGAAAGAGTTTGGCATCAATTGCATTAAGAATTTGCGAGAGCTCATTGTAAAATCTAATTCGAATAAGTGCCACGGCTTCCTACTGAGACAGTTCTTTAAGAACACCTCCTGCACCGacttgtatattttttcagaTTCGTATAAAAGCGTGCAGGTAGAAATGAGGGACATCTTCATGACCATCATCACCATCGTCAGGTACTACTACTTGAACATTTATTTCAGCAtcaaggaaataaaaatgaagaggaaaaatattttttactttcagCTCTTCCAGcaggggaaaagggaagacgTCTATCGCGCCTTGCGCAGCAGGGGGAAGCTCGACCAGTTGCGGcgcctgcaggggggagcggaagtggaagcggaagtggaagcggaagcggaAGCGAAAGCGGCGGAGAAAGCTGTGGAAGAGGGGGACCTTACGGAGAACCCCCTTGAGGGAGCCAcccaaaaaatgggcagcacaccgcaaagggggaggggggcttGCCCACCAGACGGGCGGGATGCAAACGGGGCGAACTCGCTCGAATGGGGGCATCTTGCGATAAGCGCTGCCACCACCGCTGCGGAACGTGACGATGGTGAAGATGTGAAGGGCAGCCCCGCTAAGTTACCGAGGCGGAACAAAGACCAACTGGTGGGGCGAAGGCCCGGGGGGAATGGCGGCGAAACGGCCGCGctggcaaaaggggaaggcgcGAGCAGAACTTGTTCGGAAGGGGCCGCCCAAAATTGCGCCAATAGGAGCGTTGCTAATTACCCGGATAGGAGCGTCGTCAATTCTCCCTATAAAAGCGCCTCTAACGGCGCCGCTAACAGCGCCTCTAACTGTGCCGCTAACAGCGCCTCTAACTGCGCCTCTAACTGTGCCGCTAACTGCGCCGCCAACTTCCTCGATAGGACCCCCCGCACGCCCGCGGAAAAACACTTCCTCACTTTTCAAgacaaaaaaatcatcagCGACATTTGCGGACTACCGCAAGGGTTCAGCTTGTCCAACATTTTGTGCTCCCTCTACTACGCCTATCTGGACCGAAATGAagattttcaaaatgtgcTCTACTCGGAAAAGGGCCAGGGAAGAACGGCCTCCCCCCTTccgcaaaatgaaaaagcaaAGGGGGTGAATTACCAGAATTTAAATTCCCTGCTCATCAGATTTATTGATGACTTCCTCTTCATAACTGTTAACAAGAGGAATATGAAGCGATTTAAAAAGCTGCTGCTCACGAGGAAAATCTGGGGGGGGAATATAAATTCCTCCAAGACAAAGATTTTCAAGCTCCCCCTTATTTATAGGAGTGACTTACTGTTGGAGAATGTCTGGGGAGAGAGAGTTCCCTGCGGGGGAAAGAGGTACCATGGGGAGCGGCAGAAGCGGCGGAAGCGCCCGACCCTGCCGCAGCAACCGTGCACATCGGGGCATCTTCCTACGCTGAGCACCGAGTGCGCCTCGCCGGACCCGTACTTGACGACCCCAAAGGGGCCAAAGGGGACCCCCTCGAGCAGCACGATAACCGGCCAAAGAAGCAGCCAAAGAAGCGGCTCAGCAACCAGCGAAGTAACCGCCGCAGAACGGAAGAGGAAGCCACCCCCTGAGCGCAGCGAGACAGTGCCGAGCACCCCCCTGAGTGAGAACTTGGCAAGTCGCGCAAAGTGTAGCATTGCCAGTGGAGAACCCCGAATGGGGGTCACCCCACGAAGGGGGACCGTCcacatgaagaagaagaaaaaagggggaggaaaaaagctAACCGAGGCGCAAATTGGCAAACTGAAGAAGGAGCTGctcgaaaaaaggaaaaggttAACGGGAAGAGCATCCTTTAGAGGCAGGCAAAGGGTTAAGAAGTGCCTGAGGCGGTTGAAGCGGTTGTggcggaggaagcggcggacAAGCGCAAAATCTGCGTGTGGAAACCTCCGTAGTGCTGCTCACCTCCGTGGTGCTGCTCACCTCCGTAGTGCTGCTCACCTCCGTAGTGCTGCTCACCTCCGTAGTGCTGCTCACCTCCGTAGTGCTGCTCACCTCCGTGGTGCTGCTCACCTCCGTAGTGCTGCTCACCTCCGTAGTGCTGCTTACCTCCGTAGTGCTGCTCACCTCCGTAGTGCTGCTTACCTCCGtgccgccgcccccccccgcggagtGACGCCGATCGAATGGCTGAACAACGCATACACCTTTGACTTCGCCAACAACTGCGTGCACAGCACCTCGTGCCAGTGGAAGAACAAACAGGACGCGACGATCAGGAACCACCTGCACCTTAACAATGTCATCGTAGAAAAGAACTCCCCAATAAACTACATGAAATTTTTGGTGGAAAATCGAATCATGCGAAATGTCAtatcgaaaatgaaaaaaaataaaatgatctACAGAAATAAACAGAGTACCTACTTTgcgtataaaaataatttcctccTCCTAAAAACCTCCATCTTAAAATTCGTTTGCTCCATTAAAACGCTGAAGAGAATGTTTAATGCCTTTTATAACGATTGCTACAACACGAggtttgtttttcatttaatttccTATTTGAGGAAGTcacttataaaaaataggaaaattaaatttgtCAAACTTTTTCTGGTTGATACTGCCTTGGAGGCGCTGCGGTACGCTCGGGTGTTCAATGCCAGCAGCCCGCTTTACCCCTGCCTCAGCCGCTTAGGAAGCATCAGGAGGAGACTCATTCATCGGTACAGACGGAGGAACAAGCGGGACCACTTGCTTCAGTACTATCGCCTGTTTGGCCTCCTCCGGGAGGAACTGCGCAGCACGTGGCCTTACATGTTTAAAATTCGGGGCGGCGCTTCCCCCTCAAGCGGTGATGcataa
- a CDS encoding hypothetical protein, conserved (encoded by transcript PVX_122535A), whose amino-acid sequence MKAPAWRTFAHVGRRSFGSSYLTKKLKTINDRALKYHEDYIKSLDILEGKNRSVMKEIFPNKKSKINDLFFQRCGNSSGVDSSKVAAKLEEDADLLDLHTSERGAYQHEMKSMTLDEFGSVRIVHNNILEEEADCMLIPMVSNFVPLSGFGAYVLHRGGRELVKEIFISIKALIKKRIDVLNEHREEYLSGSKDKVGREKEFKKMIENAKSLQVGDVILSKPHQVSDKVKLLAFLIMPYFWQGNNYVSSNKLRFSFASALRQLNELCISSVILPDIASGIYGYAPSSSSHILLNEAVESILQIGATVPMYNLNSISLVDKDVNTCRTFSEALEDVCRSYLPQKKVLPAPKYWNVVNRRLLEIPSNVIHFCRKHNKISFKKYHGIIRRKFQHYYSNIRPFKWRASRVIEPNPFLVYQNSGEPSSYQYGPKPHYYKGVSHTLYNVGRKGLVNIRVGRHGKLQALKRVSSISLETKPRL is encoded by the coding sequence ATGAAGGCACCAGCGTGGCGAACCTTTGCACAtgtggggaggagaagcttCGGGAGTTCCTATCTGACGAAGAAGCTGAAGACGATAAACGACCGGGCGCTGAAGTACCACGAGGATTACATAAAATCGTTGGATATCctggaggggaagaacagAAGCGTAATGAAGGAGATTTTCCCGAacaagaaaagcaaaataaatgatttgttttttcaaagATGTGGAAACTCGAGCGGAGTAGATTCATCCAAGGTGGCAGCAAAATTGGAAGAAGATGCAGACCTGTTGGATTTGCACACATCGGAGAGGGGTGCCTACCAACACGAAATGAAAAGCATGACGTTAGACGAATTTGGAAGTGTAAGAATAGTGCATAACAACATcctggaggaggaggcggaCTGCATGCTGATCCCGATGGTATCAAATTTTGTCCCTTTAAGTGGATTCGGGGCGTACGTACTGCATAGAGGCGGGAGAGAATTAGTAAAGGAAATATTCATCAGCATAAAGGCACTAATTAAGAAAAGAATAGACGTATTGAATGAACACAGAGAGGAGTACCTATCGGGAAGCAAAGACAAAGttggaagagaaaaagagtTTAAGAAAATGATAGAAAATGCCAAGTCGTTACAAGTAGGAGATGTTATTCTATCAAAGCCTCATCAAGTTAGCGACAAAGTAAAATTGCTAgcctttttaataatgccATATTTCTGGCAAGGAAATAATTACGTTTCTTCAAATAAGTTAAGATTCTCTTTCGCTAGTGCGTTAAGGCAACTAAATGAGTTGTGCATTTCGTCTGTCATCCTACCGGATATTGCATCTGGTATTTATGGCTACGCTCCAAGTAGCTCCAGTCACATACTCCTAAACGAAGCAGTCGAATCGATTCTACAGATTGGTGCCACAGTCCCAATGTACAATTTGAATTCCATTTCTCTCGTTGATAAGGATGTAAATACGTGCAGAACTTTTAGTGAGGCACTTGAAGATGTGTGTAGAAGTTACCtaccgcaaaaaaaagtgctacCCGCCCCCAAGTACTGGAATGTGGTAAATAGGAGGCTGCTGGAAATTCCCTCCAATGTTATTCACTTTTGTAGGAAGCATAACaaaatatcttttaaaaaatatcatgGCATTATCAGGCGTAAGTTTCAACATTATTATAGCAATATTAGGCCCTTCAAGTGGAGAGCTTCTAGGGTCATCGAACCGAACCCTTTTCTTGTTTACCAAAACTCCGGGGAGCCCAGCTCCTATCAGTACGGCCCCAAGCCCCACTACTACAAGGGCGTGTCGCACACGCTTTACAATGTCGGCAGGAAGGGCCTGGTTAACATCCGCGTGGGCCGCCACGGCAAGCTGCAGGCGCTGAAGAGGGTGTCCAGCATTTCGCTCGAGACGAAGCCGCGCCTTTAG
- a CDS encoding hypothetical protein, conserved (encoded by transcript PVX_122540A) has translation MVPALARKVFVKNKLNDNVTIKIKYMCRKKFAGVKFLDGNRTADESIYFKKEDEALLKNLLKNNPDLNPDFHFTDAEGGINNLANDLCMVFSKHGIKGLNNSEAIRDVIKVFELNGYRKVLDQ, from the exons ATGGTACCTGCACTGGCGAGAAAAgtttttgtcaaaaataaGCTAAATGACAATGTTAccattaaaataaagtacaTGTGTAGGAAGAAATTTGCCGGCGTGAAATTCTTAGATGGAAATAGAACCGCCGATGAAtccatatattttaagaagGAAG ATGAAGCTTTGCTAAAAAACTTGCTGAAGAATAACCCAGACCTAAACCCAGACTTCCATTTCACCGATGCGGAGGGTGGGATTAACAATTTGGCCAACGACCTCTGTATGGTTTTTTCAAAGCATGGCATAAAGGGGTTAAACAATAGTGAAGCAATTAGGGACGTCATTAAAGTGTTCGAGTTGAATGGATACAGGAAGGTGCTCGACCAGTGA
- a CDS encoding Cop-coated vesicle membrane protein p24 precursor, putative (encoded by transcript PVX_122545A): MAFLKSPAVVLLLLVLLLHVARCTHFIVGPLEKDCLHFRVDKNNIIVGSYEIIDKNALCLMYIVNRNDKKKEKLFKSERVQDKFEIKVTKPGAYSFCYANHKKTEITVMFTLRVKESHDAADAELGTADDVQKISNEASQLYEQFFEVFEEQEKMMETADLYKQFNEKMNSKLILWSEVQIILLILLTLIHIFYIKSFFEIKTIV; this comes from the exons atggcctttttaaaaagcccCGCTGTTGTGTTACTCCTGCTGGTGTTGCTATTGCACGTAGCGCGCTGCACCCACTTTATCGTAGGTCCTCTGGAGAAGGACTGCCTTCACTTCCGAGTTGacaaaaataacatcatTGTTGG GTCGTACGAAATAATCGACAAGAACGCATTATGTTTAATGTACATAGTTAACagaaatgacaaaaaaaaggagaaacttTTCAAGTCGGAACGTGTACAGGACAAGTTCGAGATTAAG gtTACAAAGCCTGGCGCCTATTCCTTCTGCTACGCGAACcataaaaaaacagaaataaCAGTAATGTTCACTTTGAGGGTGAAAGAAAGCCACGACGCTGCCGACGCGGAGTTGGGTACAGCTGATgatgtacaaaaaataagtaacGAAGCATCCCAGTTGTATGAACAG TTCTTTGAAGTCTTTGAAGagcaagaaaaaatgatggaGACGGCAGACTTGTACAAGCAgtttaacgaaaaaatgaattcgaAATTAATTCTGTGGTCAGAAGTACAAATAATACTGCTAATTCTGTTAACCCTAATTCATATATTCTACATAAAGTCCTTTTTCGAAATAAAAACCATCGTCTag
- a CDS encoding lipoate-protein ligase, putative (encoded by transcript PVX_122550A) — MKQRTNVALKRWYASERTKKANPLILISNSHNIHFNLSLENFLLNNYSDLLKHLNGNSIERYDDPVLFLWRNNRSIIIGKNQNIWSECNLENIKEDNVLVARRFTGGGAVYHDLQNLCFTFLNNSLSTDDNFSIILKTLKRHFAIEAKRQGRNDITVNDRKCSGSAFKKMKNGFLHHGTIMVNLEKDVLSRYLTPDKIKYTKHGVSSVNARTINLKEINPKITCQDLCYALIKEFQAFYKNGVPNEGGEASCSATLKVEDYTGGEKIANPPEQVSSNRNANLSEGEKSVANLIDHSSPILKHFNIHYVDTNESITKNPEFLKYLNLLKDWDWCYGKSPKFQNRLCKQFPFGKFEVFFNVSDGMIKDGNVFSDCLDINLVEQLKFIFNNDVRYSKDSVASFLRGLQVENEGSLREVTDWILQEL, encoded by the coding sequence ATGAAGCAGCGAACGAATGTGGCCCTGAAAAGGTGGTACGCATCAGAAAGGACGAAGAAAGCGAACCCACTAATCCTAATTTCGAACAGCCACAACatccattttaatttatcccTAGAAAATTTTCTACTAAATAATTACAGCGATTTGTTGAAACACTTAAATGGGAACTCAATTGAAAGGTATGACGAccctgttttgtttttatggAGAAACAACCGATCGATTATAATTGGAAAGAACCAAAACATTTGGAGCGAATgtaatttagaaaatataaaagaagatAATGTCCTAGTGGCTCGTAGATTCACAGGTGGAGGAGCAGTCTACCATGATCTGCAAAATCtttgtttcacttttttaaataactctCTAAGTACGGATGACAACTTCTccatcattttaaaaacgttaaAAAGGCACTTTGCCATTGAGGCGAAAAGGCAGGGAAGAAACGACATAACCGTGAATGATAGAAAATGCTCAGGCTCTGCTTttaagaaaatgaaaaatgggtTCCTGCACCACGGGACTATAATGGTTAACCTGGAAAAGGACGTTCTAAGTAGGTACTTAACTCccgataaaataaaatatacaaaacaTGGCGTGTCTAGTGTAAACGCTCGGACCATTAACTTGAAGGAGATTAACCCGAAGATCACTTGCCAGGATTTATGCTACGCGTTGATTAAAGAATTTCAAgcgttttacaaaaatggggttcccaacgaggggggagaagcgagcTGCTCTGCTACGCTGAAGGTGGAAGACTACACAGGTGGGGAGAAGATAGCCAATccacctgaacaggtcagctCAAACAGAAATGCCAATCTcagcgaaggggaaaagagcGTGGCGAATTTAATCGACCACTcgtcccccattttgaaacattttaatatccATTACGTAGACACAAATGAAAGCATCACGAAAAATCCAGAATTTCTAAAATACCTAAATCTGCTGAAGGACTGGGATTGGTGCTATGGGAAAAGTCCCAAGTTTCAAAACCGACTTTGCAAACAATTCCCTTTTGGAAAGTTCgaggttttttttaatgtatccGATGGGATGATTAAAGATGGAAATGTTTTTTCGGACTGCCTGGACATCAACTTAGTGGAGCAgttgaaatttatttttaacaacgACGTTAGGTATTCCAAGGACAGCGTCGCTTCGTTTTTGCGCGGTTTGCAGGTGGAGAACGAGGGTTCCCTGAGGGAAGTGACCGACTGGATTTTGCAGGAGCTTTGA